One Actinosynnema pretiosum DNA segment encodes these proteins:
- the xylA gene encoding xylose isomerase, giving the protein MTDFSFGLWTVGWQGRDPFGDATRPVLDAPTAVRKLAELGAWGVTFHDDDLIPFGASAAERDQRVSAFRSALDETGLVVPMVTTNLFTHPVFKDGGFTSNDRSVRRFALRKVLRNLELAAELGAKTIVLWGGREGSETDAGKDVQAALERYREALDTVAQHSVDQGYGFRFALEPKPNEPRGDILLPTVGHALAFISTLQHHELVGVNPEVGHEQMANLNFVHGIAQALWQKKLFHIDLNGQKGPRFDQDLVFGHGDLLSAFFLVDLLENGGYDGPRHFDYKPLRTEDVDGVWDSAAANMRTYTLLKERAQAYRADPEVQEALRVSGVTEQAVPTLGDGESIADFLAADESFDPDKAAERGYGFVKLSQLALEHLLGAR; this is encoded by the coding sequence GTGACCGACTTCAGCTTCGGCCTGTGGACGGTTGGCTGGCAGGGGCGTGACCCGTTCGGGGACGCCACCCGACCCGTCCTCGACGCGCCAACGGCGGTGCGCAAGCTCGCCGAGCTGGGCGCCTGGGGCGTCACCTTCCACGACGACGACCTGATCCCCTTCGGGGCCAGTGCCGCCGAGCGGGACCAGCGGGTCTCCGCGTTCCGCAGCGCGCTCGACGAGACCGGGCTCGTCGTGCCGATGGTGACCACGAACCTGTTCACCCACCCCGTCTTCAAGGACGGCGGCTTCACCAGCAACGACCGGTCGGTGCGCCGGTTCGCGCTGCGCAAGGTGCTGCGCAACCTGGAGCTCGCCGCCGAGCTCGGCGCCAAGACGATCGTCCTGTGGGGCGGTCGCGAGGGCTCCGAGACGGACGCGGGCAAGGACGTGCAGGCCGCTCTGGAGCGCTACCGCGAGGCGCTGGACACGGTCGCGCAGCACTCCGTCGACCAGGGCTACGGCTTCCGGTTCGCGCTGGAGCCCAAGCCCAACGAGCCGCGCGGCGACATCCTGCTGCCGACCGTCGGGCACGCGCTCGCGTTCATCTCCACCCTCCAGCACCACGAGCTGGTCGGCGTGAACCCCGAGGTCGGCCACGAGCAGATGGCCAACCTGAACTTCGTCCACGGCATCGCGCAGGCGCTGTGGCAGAAGAAGCTGTTCCACATCGACCTCAACGGGCAGAAGGGGCCGCGCTTCGACCAGGACCTGGTCTTCGGGCACGGCGACCTGCTCTCGGCGTTCTTCCTGGTCGACCTCCTGGAGAACGGCGGCTACGACGGCCCCCGCCACTTCGACTACAAGCCGCTGCGCACCGAGGACGTCGACGGCGTGTGGGACAGCGCCGCCGCCAACATGCGCACCTACACCCTGCTCAAGGAGCGCGCGCAGGCCTACCGCGCCGACCCCGAGGTGCAGGAGGCGCTGCGGGTCAGCGGCGTCACCGAGCAGGCCGTGCCCACCCTCGGCGACGGCGAGTCGATCGCGGACTTCCTCGCGGCCGACGAGTCGTTCGACCCCGACAAGGCCGCCGAGCGCGGGTACGGGTTCGTGAAGCTGTCGCAGCTGGCCCTGGAGCACCTCCTGGGCGCCCGCTGA
- a CDS encoding ROK family transcriptional regulator: MRRLNSALVLDAIASAPGSSRASVAARTGLTKATVSSLVDRMIGAALVVEGAAEARSGPGRRGTALHLSPAGPHGLGVEVGVDYLATCLVDLTGRVRKRWVRDSDNRASSPALVLGEVAAAVRTATREDVPVGGIGVAVPGLVESASGVLRVAPNLGWREVDVRGELGRLLGADAGGLPVQVGNEANLAALAELWHGDAPQDFVHVSGEIGIGAGIVVDAGLFEGVSGFGGEIGHLCVDPSGPRCTCGSRGCLERLAGQDEILRAAGAVDVADLLARLDADDREAIAAVRTAARWLGIALSGAVNLLGLPAVVLGGAYARLEPWLRPTLEAELGGRVVSAAWSPVTVTASSLGDEAAVRGAATSAVRAILADPEPYVTSVLA, encoded by the coding sequence GTGCGCAGGCTCAACTCGGCGCTCGTGCTCGACGCGATCGCCTCCGCCCCCGGTTCGTCCCGCGCTTCCGTCGCGGCCAGGACCGGGTTGACCAAGGCGACCGTGTCCAGCCTCGTCGACCGGATGATCGGCGCGGCCTTGGTGGTCGAGGGGGCGGCCGAGGCGCGGAGCGGGCCCGGTCGGCGCGGGACCGCGCTGCACCTGTCGCCCGCCGGGCCGCACGGGCTGGGGGTCGAGGTCGGGGTCGACTACCTGGCCACCTGCCTGGTCGACCTGACCGGTCGGGTGCGGAAGCGGTGGGTGCGGGACAGCGACAACCGGGCGTCCTCGCCCGCGCTGGTGCTGGGCGAGGTGGCCGCCGCGGTGCGGACCGCGACCAGGGAGGACGTGCCCGTCGGCGGCATCGGGGTGGCGGTGCCGGGGCTGGTCGAGTCGGCCAGCGGCGTGCTGCGGGTCGCGCCGAACCTGGGGTGGCGCGAGGTGGACGTGCGCGGCGAGCTGGGCCGGTTGCTCGGGGCCGACGCGGGCGGGCTGCCTGTGCAGGTCGGCAACGAGGCGAACCTCGCCGCGCTCGCCGAGCTGTGGCACGGCGACGCGCCGCAGGACTTCGTGCACGTCTCCGGCGAGATCGGCATCGGCGCGGGCATCGTCGTGGACGCGGGCCTGTTCGAGGGCGTGTCCGGCTTCGGCGGCGAGATCGGCCACCTGTGCGTGGACCCGAGCGGCCCGCGCTGCACGTGCGGCTCGCGCGGCTGCCTGGAGCGGCTGGCCGGGCAGGACGAGATCCTGCGCGCGGCGGGCGCGGTCGACGTGGCGGACCTGCTCGCCAGGCTCGACGCGGACGACCGGGAGGCGATCGCGGCGGTGCGGACGGCGGCCAGGTGGCTGGGCATCGCCCTGTCGGGCGCGGTGAACCTGCTCGGCCTGCCCGCGGTGGTGCTGGGCGGCGCGTACGCGCGCCTGGAACCGTGGCTGCGCCCCACCCTGGAGGCGGAGCTGGGCGGACGCGTGGTGAGCGCGGCCTGGTCCCCGGTGACGGTGACGGCGTCCTCGCTGGGCGACGAGGCGGCGGTGCGAGGCGCGGCGACCAGCGCCGTCCGCGCGATCCTGGCCGACCCCGAGCCGTACGTGACCTCGGTTCTGGCCTGA
- the xylB gene encoding xylulokinase, with amino-acid sequence MALVAGVDSSTQSCKVVVRDAQTGALVREGRAAHPPGTEVHPDEWWTALRTAIDAAGGLDDVEAVSVAAQQHGMVCLDASGEVVRPALLWNDTRSAGAAADLTAELGAQAWADATGSVPVASLTVTKLRWLARNEPEAAARVAAVCLPHDWLTWKLRGGGDLADLVTDRSDASGTGYWSPVTGEYRPDLLELAMGRAPEVPRVAGPAELIGGRYGVGAGDNASAALGVQIQPGDVVVSVGTSGTAFARSEAAAADGTGIVNGFADAEGTYLPLVCTLNASRVLDATAAMLGVDLDRLSELALGAEAGAGGLAFVPYLEGERTPNRPNSTGALHGLRLDTATPGHLARAAVEGMLCSLADAIDALRAVGTPVSRVLLIGGGARARAVREIAPAVFGCPVLVPEPGEYVADGAARQAAWAVGGADAPPVWTSLTSASFTAEATPFVRERYAEARDLTVPRLG; translated from the coding sequence ATGGCGCTGGTCGCGGGCGTCGACTCCTCCACCCAGTCCTGCAAGGTGGTGGTGCGCGACGCCCAGACCGGCGCGCTGGTCAGGGAGGGGCGCGCCGCGCACCCGCCCGGCACCGAGGTTCACCCCGACGAGTGGTGGACCGCGCTGCGGACGGCGATCGACGCCGCGGGCGGGCTCGACGACGTCGAGGCCGTCTCGGTGGCCGCGCAGCAGCACGGCATGGTGTGCCTGGACGCGTCCGGGGAGGTCGTGCGGCCCGCGCTGCTGTGGAACGACACGCGCTCGGCGGGCGCCGCCGCGGACCTGACGGCCGAGCTCGGCGCGCAGGCGTGGGCGGACGCCACCGGCAGCGTGCCGGTCGCCTCCCTCACGGTCACCAAGCTGCGGTGGCTGGCCCGGAACGAGCCCGAGGCCGCCGCACGGGTCGCCGCGGTGTGCCTGCCGCACGACTGGCTGACCTGGAAGCTGCGCGGTGGTGGCGACCTGGCCGACCTGGTCACCGACCGCAGCGACGCGAGCGGCACCGGCTACTGGTCCCCGGTCACCGGCGAGTACCGGCCCGACCTGCTGGAACTGGCCATGGGACGGGCGCCCGAGGTGCCTCGGGTCGCCGGACCCGCCGAGCTGATCGGCGGCCGGTACGGGGTCGGCGCGGGAGACAACGCGTCGGCCGCGCTGGGCGTGCAGATCCAGCCCGGTGACGTCGTGGTGTCCGTGGGCACGTCCGGGACCGCGTTCGCGCGGTCCGAGGCGGCGGCTGCGGACGGCACCGGGATCGTCAACGGGTTCGCCGACGCGGAGGGCACCTACCTGCCGCTGGTGTGCACGCTGAACGCCTCCCGCGTCCTGGACGCCACCGCCGCGATGCTCGGCGTCGACCTGGACCGGCTGTCCGAGCTGGCGCTGGGCGCCGAGGCCGGGGCGGGCGGGCTGGCCTTCGTGCCGTACCTGGAGGGCGAGCGCACCCCGAACCGGCCGAACTCCACCGGTGCGCTGCACGGGCTGCGGCTGGACACGGCCACGCCCGGACACCTGGCGCGGGCCGCCGTCGAGGGGATGCTGTGCAGCCTCGCGGACGCGATCGACGCGCTGCGGGCGGTCGGCACCCCGGTCAGCCGGGTCCTGCTGATCGGCGGCGGGGCTCGGGCCCGTGCGGTCCGGGAGATCGCGCCCGCCGTGTTCGGGTGCCCGGTGCTGGTGCCCGAGCCGGGGGAGTACGTCGCCGACGGCGCCGCCCGGCAGGCCGCCTGGGCGGTCG